A window of Ignisphaera sp. contains these coding sequences:
- a CDS encoding ABC transporter permease, giving the protein MRRLWFSMVKVAIVRRELPIWSNILLRISVAIGGIALAVSSLAFLLGIPVDLVASRVIDVFIRLDALRYMTVFLPTALGLAIAFHAKLWNLGAEGQIVLGAIGATYIALFTPVGEVPFLGATVSLVFASIAGALWALVPALLRTFLGVNEALTTLMMNYIAYYLANYLVYGPWRGRTVYGYPETDPIPTQCRFPWFPGYSFSIYPLIISFALVPLVYMFLYKTRIGIAIRALGSSGTAVELSGISRRKVAIIAFVLSGALAGFVGGNEVLMYHRKLVPGEKIGAGMGFISILVVWFADLNPLVVPLASYYVSSLHYLRMVIQVGELTEAVARFFVGLIFVLMLLSIFVARYRVVVKR; this is encoded by the coding sequence TTGAGGAGGCTATGGTTCTCTATGGTTAAGGTAGCTATAGTTAGAAGAGAGCTACCGATTTGGAGCAATATTCTGCTTAGGATTAGCGTAGCTATAGGTGGAATAGCTCTAGCGGTATCTTCTCTAGCATTTCTATTAGGGATTCCCGTAGATTTGGTTGCTAGTAGAGTTATAGATGTGTTCATTAGACTAGATGCGCTTAGATATATGACGGTTTTCTTACCAACAGCACTAGGTCTAGCAATAGCGTTTCACGCAAAGTTGTGGAATCTAGGTGCTGAAGGACAAATAGTTCTAGGAGCAATAGGAGCTACATATATAGCTCTCTTTACACCAGTTGGTGAGGTCCCTTTTCTAGGTGCTACAGTATCTCTTGTTTTTGCCTCAATTGCTGGAGCTCTCTGGGCTTTAGTACCAGCACTACTTCGTACTTTCTTAGGAGTTAATGAAGCTCTTACAACCCTAATGATGAACTACATAGCGTATTACTTAGCTAACTACCTAGTCTATGGTCCATGGAGAGGAAGAACTGTGTATGGATATCCAGAAACAGACCCTATACCTACTCAATGTAGATTTCCGTGGTTCCCTGGCTATAGCTTCTCCATATATCCTCTAATCATATCGTTCGCTTTAGTTCCACTTGTGTATATGTTTCTCTATAAGACTAGAATAGGTATAGCTATAAGAGCTCTTGGATCTAGTGGAACAGCTGTAGAATTAAGCGGTATCTCGAGGAGAAAAGTGGCTATAATAGCTTTTGTTCTCTCTGGCGCATTAGCTGGTTTTGTAGGAGGTAACGAAGTGCTTATGTATCATAGAAAACTCGTACCGGGAGAGAAGATAGGTGCTGGAATGGGGTTCATATCTATTCTTGTTGTATGGTTTGCTGATCTCAATCCTCTTGTAGTACCTCTCGCTTCATACTATGTCTCATCTCTTCATTATCTGAGAATGGTTATACAGGTTGGAGAGTTAACAGAAGCTGTTGCACGATTCTTCGTGGGTTTGATATTTGTTCTCATGCTTTTATCGATATTCGTGGCTAGGTATAGAGTGGTGGTAAAGAGATGA
- a CDS encoding MarR family transcriptional regulator, producing MNIETKILELLSRNPEGIPQSNLAKALGISKAYISIILRELEKQSLIYRVRIGNTYIVKPVIPKHCLGYNKELKVFRIGIVWSSEYLFLGYFAKNLREKEDIELKVHVYPSAVQAVLALIKGEVDASLSPMVTQIYGYLLSRSFYIAGGGASGGGYIYEFPESKTDIIISSEISTMDLCRYLALKQKYIGDVSTRYFSSAQEATLLARKRLARYAVVWHPLNTEMELIGGRKMFGCLDLEEMKYCCTFAISRSLSYEVIETMSKIYRESIEMFKRDRERYVEWYSTVVGIDTALLKKAVNEYVYEPQLDSKYFVKIVDILGFEIPHKIQLYRAIHL from the coding sequence GTGAATATAGAGACAAAGATACTAGAACTACTGTCTAGAAATCCTGAAGGTATTCCTCAATCAAATTTAGCAAAAGCATTGGGAATATCTAAAGCCTATATCAGTATTATTCTAAGAGAACTAGAGAAACAGAGTTTGATTTATAGAGTACGTATAGGCAATACATACATAGTTAAACCAGTAATACCAAAACATTGTTTGGGTTACAATAAAGAATTAAAAGTCTTTAGAATAGGTATTGTGTGGTCTAGCGAATATCTCTTCCTAGGATATTTTGCTAAAAATCTTAGAGAAAAAGAAGACATAGAGCTTAAAGTTCATGTCTATCCAAGTGCAGTTCAAGCTGTTTTAGCTCTTATAAAAGGTGAAGTAGATGCTTCTCTAAGCCCTATGGTTACACAAATCTATGGCTATCTCCTATCTAGATCTTTCTATATAGCTGGTGGTGGAGCTAGTGGTGGAGGATATATTTACGAATTCCCAGAATCAAAAACAGATATAATCATATCTAGCGAGATATCGACAATGGATTTATGTAGATATCTTGCGCTAAAGCAGAAATATATTGGAGATGTCTCTACAAGATACTTCTCTTCTGCTCAAGAAGCTACACTATTGGCTAGAAAACGTTTAGCTAGATATGCAGTTGTATGGCATCCATTAAATACAGAGATGGAGCTTATTGGTGGTAGAAAGATGTTTGGTTGTCTTGATCTAGAGGAAATGAAGTATTGCTGTACTTTCGCTATATCTAGATCTCTTAGCTATGAAGTTATAGAGACTATGAGCAAGATATATAGAGAATCGATAGAGATGTTCAAAAGAGATAGAGAAAGATATGTAGAGTGGTATTCAACAGTTGTTGGTATCGATACTGCTCTACTGAAGAAAGCTGTAAATGAGTATGTCTATGAACCACAGCTGGATTCTAAGTATTTCGTGAAGATAGTTGATATACTGGGCTTCGAAATTCCGCACAAGATTCAGCTCTATAGAGCTATACATTTGTAG
- a CDS encoding BMP family ABC transporter substrate-binding protein, producing the protein MVNRLYIGLAIGIVIGALIGSISFYTLYTPSVYTTTTVIRTEHKPPEKIRAAFIYVGPIGDFGWSHAHEVGRQVAEKLFSDWLKTEKKEFVSKEATANVIDEFIRQGYNVIFTTSFDHMDPTYEKALQYPNVMFFHCSGYKRAPNMGTYFADLYQIYYLNGLIAGAVTQTGNLGYVAAHTIPEVVRHINAFAIGAMEMGRILGKNIKVYVIEIGAWYDPDAAREAAKTFVERYDVDVLAFTEDSTAVIEYAQSLYDEKGKLVYVFSHYSPMYEYGPNVVISGQLVRWEVIYVDILAKVKAGIYMPNNLENVDYWYLLNTGAVELGAHIYPNGSVMMINPKYIPMLQNIRFRDPETRREVSVYEYVMKRYEQMKNAPILQSLQGTAVTHEHESVAYVDIDIRAIPRHIVAPVFDPFIGPLEGYCIKGGEEAYSRFCKGRAIGATVTVSAGVRLTHQDLWDMDWFIKGVEYMGKR; encoded by the coding sequence ATGGTGAATAGACTGTATATAGGTCTAGCCATAGGAATAGTGATAGGAGCTCTAATAGGTTCAATTTCATTCTATACCCTTTACACACCATCAGTTTACACAACAACTACTGTAATTCGAACAGAACATAAACCTCCAGAGAAGATAAGAGCAGCATTTATATACGTAGGACCTATAGGTGATTTCGGATGGTCACATGCTCATGAAGTAGGTAGACAAGTTGCTGAAAAACTATTTAGTGATTGGCTGAAGACAGAGAAAAAAGAATTTGTTTCTAAAGAAGCTACAGCTAACGTTATAGATGAGTTTATTAGACAAGGATACAATGTTATATTCACGACAAGTTTCGATCACATGGATCCAACATATGAAAAAGCTCTACAATATCCCAATGTTATGTTCTTTCACTGCTCTGGATACAAAAGAGCACCAAATATGGGTACATACTTTGCTGATCTCTACCAGATATACTACCTCAATGGCCTTATAGCTGGAGCAGTTACACAAACAGGTAACCTCGGCTATGTAGCAGCACACACAATACCCGAAGTCGTTAGACATATCAATGCCTTCGCTATAGGAGCTATGGAGATGGGTAGAATTCTTGGCAAGAACATAAAGGTCTATGTGATAGAGATAGGTGCTTGGTATGATCCTGATGCAGCTAGAGAAGCTGCTAAAACATTTGTAGAAAGATATGATGTCGATGTCCTTGCCTTTACTGAAGACTCTACAGCTGTTATTGAATATGCACAATCACTTTACGACGAGAAAGGTAAACTAGTCTACGTGTTCAGCCACTACAGCCCAATGTACGAATATGGACCGAATGTAGTGATAAGTGGTCAATTGGTTAGATGGGAAGTAATATATGTGGATATCTTGGCTAAGGTTAAGGCAGGTATATATATGCCAAACAATCTCGAGAATGTGGATTACTGGTATCTACTCAATACAGGTGCTGTTGAACTTGGAGCCCACATATATCCCAACGGATCTGTTATGATGATAAACCCCAAGTATATACCGATGCTACAGAACATTAGGTTCAGAGACCCTGAGACAAGAAGAGAGGTATCGGTGTATGAATACGTTATGAAGAGATATGAACAGATGAAAAATGCTCCAATACTACAGTCACTCCAAGGTACGGCGGTTACCCATGAGCATGAATCTGTAGCGTATGTAGATATAGATATAAGAGCTATACCCAGACATATAGTAGCTCCAGTATTCGATCCATTCATAGGTCCTCTTGAAGGTTACTGTATAAAGGGTGGTGAAGAAGCTTACTCAAGATTCTGCAAAGGTAGAGCTATTGGAGCCACTGTTACAGTATCAGCTGGTGTAAGACTTACACACCAAGATCTATGGGATATGGATTGGTTCATCAAAGGAGTAGAATATATGGGTAAGAGGTAG
- a CDS encoding sodium:solute symporter family protein → MMELFIITLIVFFSTSSLIAFASRKLMGKGFTEFTVAGYRLGGFLSAMTYAATTYSAFMMVGLVGLSFATGVAALGFELVYLVATIGILVSVGPTIWMKARSRRWVSPSEMLGDLYGSKALASAIAILYLLALTPYLAAQFKGVGEIFQALGIDYTVGVTFMAITTFLWIAIAGIWSVATSDAFQGLWMIVTSIVLVTWIVMVMLPDSGLDVSRALVMLTNTSNGNILGFRWTINMFLGLSIPWIFFALTNPQVVQRLYIPRDIKAYRRMVRYFSIYGFIYTIVCVFLGLVFRSYVAISLPHLEKILISSRDSVTPTVLLYTHPILASTVFVGIVAAAISTSNSIVLSVASCIAKDLYTAYSKKASESRAILVTYISIVLMIAIASVIAIQRIAYIVELSVTSSAILIPIAPITLIGLYREPKRRGLLYAVSSLAIGLTIMVIAIIQLGPSRALTAPFIGAPAPLWCLIASSIPLLIMLLKNR, encoded by the coding sequence ATGATGGAGCTCTTCATAATTACCTTAATAGTCTTCTTTTCTACAAGTTCTCTTATAGCTTTTGCATCGAGAAAGCTTATGGGAAAAGGATTTACAGAATTTACTGTTGCTGGCTATAGATTAGGGGGATTTCTATCAGCTATGACATATGCTGCAACAACCTATAGCGCCTTCATGATGGTTGGTCTCGTGGGTCTTTCTTTTGCTACAGGTGTAGCTGCTTTAGGATTTGAACTAGTATATCTTGTGGCAACAATAGGTATACTTGTTAGTGTTGGACCTACCATATGGATGAAGGCTAGATCAAGGAGATGGGTATCGCCATCAGAAATGTTGGGGGATCTCTATGGATCCAAGGCTCTGGCATCAGCAATAGCAATTCTATATCTACTTGCTTTAACACCTTATTTAGCAGCACAATTCAAAGGTGTAGGTGAGATTTTTCAAGCCCTTGGAATTGATTATACAGTTGGTGTTACGTTTATGGCTATAACGACATTCTTGTGGATAGCTATTGCAGGTATATGGAGTGTAGCGACTTCTGATGCTTTTCAAGGTCTCTGGATGATTGTTACATCCATAGTTCTTGTGACATGGATTGTTATGGTTATGCTTCCAGATTCTGGTCTCGATGTATCTAGAGCTTTAGTGATGCTAACTAATACATCAAATGGTAATATATTGGGGTTTAGATGGACTATAAACATGTTTTTGGGACTATCTATACCATGGATATTCTTTGCTTTAACTAATCCCCAAGTTGTTCAAAGGCTTTATATCCCTAGAGATATTAAAGCCTATAGAAGAATGGTCAGATACTTCTCGATATATGGATTTATATACACAATTGTTTGTGTGTTTCTGGGTCTTGTATTCAGATCATATGTAGCTATATCGCTTCCCCACCTAGAGAAGATCTTGATAAGCTCTAGAGATAGTGTTACACCAACAGTTCTACTCTATACACATCCAATCCTTGCATCAACAGTTTTTGTAGGTATTGTAGCAGCAGCTATATCTACATCAAACAGCATAGTCCTATCGGTTGCTAGCTGTATTGCTAAAGATCTCTATACAGCTTACTCAAAAAAGGCTAGTGAATCTAGAGCAATACTGGTGACATACATATCTATAGTCTTGATGATAGCTATAGCAAGTGTCATAGCTATACAGAGAATAGCCTATATAGTAGAGCTTTCAGTTACATCGTCAGCAATCTTGATACCTATAGCACCAATAACATTGATAGGTCTATATAGAGAGCCTAAGAGAAGAGGACTACTGTATGCTGTATCATCTTTAGCTATAGGTTTAACCATAATGGTTATAGCTATAATACAGCTAGGACCTTCTAGAGCTCTTACAGCACCATTTATAGGTGCACCAGCCCCATTATGGTGTCTAATTGCTTCCTCCATACCTCTACTTATAATGCTACTAAAGAATAGATAG
- a CDS encoding ASKHA domain-containing protein has protein sequence MSHGDIEVVFKPIETRAVSTSNKVLLDVARECGIPVRADCGGIGVCGKCRVRFETIDGELSKPTQSELNILGEKSIAEGYRLACQVKLISGRFIIYIPSESIIQKYRSADIGLEKPLVLKPAINIYRVRPSKPTLNHPYPDLDRVVEEIKKALAVDEVGIPLEILRELPEILRKADWDIDVVLWSGKKIVDVRPHIDSFKPYGLAIDIGTSRVVVHLVDLLSGETIAIESMVNPQTVYGADIISRLVYASRSVENLQKLHTVIVNSINTLIEKIVNRVSISLDQIYEAVVVCNTVMHHLFLGIEPRYLGIAPYTPGARGPLHYEARELGLKMNKYGIVYLPPIIAGFVGSDAVADAVSIDIDECREPCILIDIGTNTEIIVNTGKKIVAGSTPAGPAFEGASMSFGIRAIEGAIDQVYIYFDKSLGDYVVKYSVIGGKKPAGVCGSGYIDLVANLYRVGVLNKRGKFYNDIKSSRIVKENGLTKFIVVRANETSIGKDIAIDERDVDNLLLAKAAIASGLKTLLEWVDLEVNDIGKIYIAGSFGSYINIENAITIGLLPNISISRYVFIGNASITGAKAILKSRDIRDKTVSLSKRIEYVEISAYPNFKKLFTESLYLP, from the coding sequence ATGAGTCATGGAGATATCGAGGTAGTGTTCAAACCAATAGAGACAAGAGCTGTATCTACCTCAAACAAAGTTCTTCTAGATGTTGCTAGAGAATGCGGAATCCCTGTTAGAGCCGATTGTGGTGGTATAGGTGTCTGTGGAAAATGTAGAGTAAGATTCGAGACTATTGATGGAGAGCTCTCTAAACCAACACAAAGCGAACTGAATATTCTTGGGGAAAAAAGTATAGCTGAAGGATATAGGCTTGCATGTCAAGTTAAATTGATTAGCGGTCGCTTCATTATCTATATCCCTTCTGAGAGCATAATCCAAAAATACAGATCTGCTGACATAGGTTTAGAGAAACCTCTAGTGTTGAAGCCAGCTATAAATATCTATAGGGTTAGACCATCTAAGCCAACACTTAATCATCCTTATCCAGATCTCGATAGAGTTGTAGAAGAGATTAAGAAAGCATTAGCTGTAGATGAAGTCGGGATACCTCTAGAGATACTGAGAGAACTACCAGAGATACTGAGGAAAGCTGATTGGGATATAGATGTTGTTCTATGGAGTGGTAAAAAGATAGTTGATGTAAGACCTCACATAGATTCTTTTAAGCCATATGGTTTAGCCATAGATATAGGTACATCTAGAGTTGTGGTACATCTTGTTGATCTCTTATCAGGTGAAACAATAGCTATAGAGTCTATGGTAAATCCACAGACAGTTTATGGAGCAGATATAATATCGAGACTTGTATATGCATCTCGATCTGTAGAGAATCTTCAGAAACTCCATACCGTGATAGTGAATAGCATCAACACTCTTATTGAGAAAATAGTTAATAGAGTATCTATCTCTCTCGATCAGATATATGAAGCTGTAGTTGTATGCAATACCGTTATGCATCATCTGTTTCTAGGTATAGAGCCCAGATACCTTGGTATCGCACCTTACACACCTGGAGCCCGAGGACCTCTACACTATGAGGCTAGAGAACTTGGCCTAAAAATGAATAAGTATGGTATTGTTTACTTGCCACCAATTATAGCAGGTTTCGTGGGTTCTGATGCTGTAGCTGATGCTGTATCTATCGATATAGATGAATGTAGAGAACCATGTATATTAATCGATATTGGAACCAATACAGAGATAATAGTGAATACAGGGAAAAAGATTGTAGCTGGCTCTACACCTGCTGGACCTGCTTTCGAAGGAGCTTCGATGAGCTTCGGTATAAGGGCAATTGAAGGAGCTATAGACCAAGTATATATATACTTCGACAAATCTCTAGGAGATTATGTTGTTAAATATAGTGTTATTGGTGGAAAGAAGCCTGCAGGTGTGTGTGGTTCAGGTTATATAGATCTTGTAGCTAATCTCTATAGAGTTGGTGTACTGAATAAACGTGGCAAATTCTATAACGATATCAAGTCATCAAGAATTGTGAAGGAGAATGGTTTAACAAAATTTATTGTTGTAAGAGCTAATGAAACATCGATAGGTAAGGATATAGCTATAGATGAAAGAGATGTAGACAATTTGTTGCTAGCAAAAGCAGCTATTGCCTCAGGACTGAAAACATTACTTGAGTGGGTTGATCTAGAGGTTAACGATATAGGTAAAATCTATATTGCAGGATCTTTTGGCTCATACATAAATATAGAGAACGCTATAACAATAGGTCTTTTACCAAATATATCTATCTCTAGATATGTTTTCATAGGTAATGCTTCTATCACAGGTGCTAAAGCTATACTCAAGTCTAGAGATATTAGAGATAAAACTGTTTCTCTATCTAAGAGAATAGAGTATGTGGAGATATCTGCATATCCAAACTTTAAGAAACTGTTTACCGAGTCTCTGTACCTACCTTAA
- a CDS encoding ATP-binding cassette domain-containing protein, which translates to MAFLKIVNVTKRFGNIIALDRVTLDVYEGEILGVLGENGSGKSTLAKIIYGIYTPDSGYIEFNGVKMNLSSPRDAIENGIVMISQRPQLVEDLSIADNVALFLKISPSMAKKVTQSITKRFEIDIEPDVPVNLLSYTEKQFVELVKALSIKPKLLIVDEATTYLPKEVRERFYGALKMFISLGSSAIFITHKINEAVEVCDRIAILRKGKLVDVYPNNGGLSVEVLRKTMFNKGREVITSFPNVSGDDIGKPVPKTFDKGILEIENLAVLDDYGRKAVEGVNLSIRNGEILSIVGVAGNGQKELCEGIIGLKKVVEGRVLLDGVDITDAPTSRRVAMGLGYLPEDPFRDGVVLDLTVAENLKLVAGRGISKTDISSILNSMRIYPPNPKVKVYKFSGGNVQKISISRLKLLPLKCIIAYNPTRMLDEASSNFVKLVFKDMADKGVGILLVTEDVDEALGLANRIAVISRGKIVKIFDTISPSIREEIEEAMVLYG; encoded by the coding sequence ATGGCTTTTCTGAAGATTGTTAATGTAACTAAACGTTTTGGAAATATTATTGCTCTAGATAGAGTTACACTAGATGTCTATGAAGGTGAGATCCTAGGTGTTTTAGGTGAAAACGGTTCAGGTAAATCTACGTTAGCGAAAATAATTTATGGCATCTATACACCTGATAGCGGCTATATAGAATTCAATGGAGTTAAGATGAATCTTTCATCTCCTAGAGACGCTATAGAGAACGGCATAGTAATGATTAGCCAAAGACCTCAACTAGTTGAAGATCTATCCATAGCGGATAATGTTGCATTATTCTTGAAGATCTCACCTTCTATGGCCAAAAAAGTGACTCAATCTATTACGAAGAGATTTGAGATAGATATAGAGCCAGATGTCCCAGTTAATCTTCTTAGCTATACAGAGAAACAGTTTGTAGAACTTGTGAAAGCATTAAGCATTAAACCAAAACTGTTAATAGTTGATGAAGCTACTACATACCTTCCTAAAGAAGTTAGAGAAAGGTTTTATGGAGCATTAAAGATGTTTATATCTCTCGGTAGTTCAGCTATATTCATAACCCATAAAATAAATGAAGCTGTAGAAGTATGCGATAGAATAGCTATTCTTCGTAAAGGGAAGCTCGTAGATGTTTATCCAAATAATGGTGGACTTTCTGTTGAAGTTTTAAGAAAAACTATGTTTAATAAAGGTAGAGAGGTGATAACATCTTTTCCCAATGTCTCCGGCGATGATATTGGGAAACCAGTTCCTAAGACCTTCGATAAGGGTATACTGGAGATCGAGAATCTGGCTGTACTTGATGACTATGGTAGAAAAGCTGTCGAAGGTGTAAATCTATCTATTAGAAATGGAGAGATTCTATCTATAGTTGGTGTAGCTGGTAATGGTCAGAAAGAGCTTTGCGAAGGTATTATAGGTCTTAAGAAAGTAGTTGAGGGAAGAGTGCTTCTTGATGGTGTCGATATAACTGATGCACCTACATCTCGAAGAGTCGCTATGGGTCTTGGGTATCTACCAGAAGATCCGTTTAGAGATGGTGTTGTACTGGATTTGACTGTGGCTGAAAACCTTAAATTAGTAGCAGGTAGAGGAATTAGCAAGACAGATATATCTAGTATACTCAATAGTATGAGGATCTATCCACCAAATCCAAAGGTTAAGGTGTATAAGTTCTCTGGTGGAAATGTACAGAAAATCTCTATATCTAGACTAAAGCTTCTTCCTCTAAAGTGCATCATAGCTTATAACCCGACTAGAATGCTCGATGAAGCTAGTTCAAATTTTGTGAAGTTGGTGTTTAAGGATATGGCTGATAAAGGTGTAGGTATTCTGCTTGTTACTGAAGATGTTGATGAAGCTCTTGGACTAGCCAATAGGATTGCAGTTATTTCACGAGGCAAGATTGTCAAGATTTTTGATACAATTTCACCAAGTATTAGAGAAGAAATTGAGGAGGCTATGGTTCTCTATGGTTAA